The following coding sequences are from one Triticum aestivum cultivar Chinese Spring chromosome 5A, IWGSC CS RefSeq v2.1, whole genome shotgun sequence window:
- the LOC123106001 gene encoding uncharacterized protein isoform X2: MEFTASMASTAADGRPWPPPLPADHQAEEAAAAEVEKECMFVKVVTPSDTGKQNRLVIPKQHAEKYFPLDASSNDNGLLLDFEDSAGKPWRFRYSYWNSSQSYVMTKGWSRFVGETLLEAGDTVFFSRGVGEAARGRLFIDWRRRRGPDVVLSSPHHRGFTLLSVGSDGFAYPHPNLEGDSVKEIDKAYITKIGPWGGNRGIFNDIKASPLRLNSVTIRSGEVIYSLAFSYSDNYGKQHHAGPWGGCKDFSYGSFDTIQLGPSEFLTEVSGTIAFSAQYSSNVITSVMFTTTGRQYGPFGGGVGIPFHSPVMSNGSIVGFFAHAEWVVESIGLYVNSESKLWEPMKGQDSVTKIGPWGSDTGRPNDVDVLPRRLISVVVHNSTVINSLTFAYIDWDGQQQTAGPWGWTPEPFDGKIDTIILGRSEFLTAVSGTLGRNSGYSDVVTSLYFVTNTGGYGPYGKGGGTRFRSSLQGNGSIVGFFVNVSGDEIDAIGVYFSPEMEACKEKEEGGVGISRSMACRERVEMESASNVLEHIVLDRSAEPTNLPLALLKHITEDFNDKRQIGCGGFGIVYKGDLQNSSVAVKRILNCHTFNDESFNRETTSLISVKHKNIVRFLGYCANTENKAMKHSESGEPSKYIFAEMRERLLCFEYISNGSLDRYLTDELRGLEWHTRYQIIRGICDGLVYLHTEKGIVHRDMKPENILLDDLMIPKITDFGISKLLDGATHAVTSDPTGSRGYCAPEFIARGEVSIRSDIYSLGVIIKELVTGCKDEPDIQNVLRRWRYRWNKSANYPPFGYQQVSKCIEIALRCLSDSPKKRPKISDIVSMLNTMESPNEHITNLGNSPAGPISAYPWELLEFDLLELNFPFEEAFT, from the exons ATGGAGTTCACCGCAAGCATGGCCTCCACGGCGGCTGATGGTCGCccgtggccgccgccgctgccagctGATCATCAGGctgaggaggccgcggcggcggaggtggagaAGGAGTGCATGTTCGTCAAGGTGGTCACGCCGAGCGACACGGGCAAGCAGAACCGGCTGGTGATCCCGAAGCAGCACGCCGAGAAGTACTTCCCGCTGGACGCCTCCTCCAACGACAACGGCCTCCTGCTCGACTTCGAGGACAGCGCAGGGAAGCCATGGCGCTTCCGCTACTCCTACTGGAACAGCAGCCAGAGCTACGTGATGACTAAGGGGTGGAGCCGCTTCGTCGGGGAGACGCTCCTCGAGGCCGGCGACACCGTCTTCTTCAGCCGCGGCGTCGGGGAGGCCGCCAGAGGCAGGCTCTTCATCGActggcgccgccgccgcggccccgacGTGGTCCTGTCGTCCCCGCACCACCGAGGCTTCACCCTCCTCTCCGTGGGGAGCGATGGGTTCGCATATCCCCACCCAAACCTAGAAGGCGATAGTGTAAAGGAGATAGATAAG GCATATATTACGAAGATAGGGCCATGGGGTGGAAACAGAGGCATCTTTAATGACATCAAAGCGTCACCACTGCGTCTGAATAGCGTCACAATCCGTAGTGGAGAGGTCATATATTCACTTGCATTTTCGTACAGCGATAACTATGGAAAGCAGCACCATGCAGGTCCATGGGGGGGTTGTAAAGACTTCTCTTATGGCAGCTTTGACACG ATTCAACTAGGACCCTCGGAGTTCCTGACCGAAGTTTCGGGAACAATTGCTTTCTCTGCCCAATATTCTTCCAACGTTATAACATCTGTTATGTTTACCACCACTGGTCGTCAGTATGGACCTTTTGGAGGAGGAGTAGGAATTCCTTTTCACAGTCCAGTGATGAGCAATGGTAGCATCGTTGGCTTCTTCGCCCATGCTGAGTGGGTGGTTGAGTCAATTGGTCTTTATGTGAACTCTGAGAGTAAACTTTGGGAACCAATGAAAGGACAG GACTCGGTTACAAAAATTGGGCCATGGGGCAGTGATACAGGGAGGCCTAATGACGTGGATGTGTTACCTCGTCGTCTGATAAGTGTGGTAGTTCATAATAGTACTGTAATCAATTCACTTACGTTTGCATACATTGACTGGGATGGGCAACAGCAGACCGCTGGTCCGTGGGGTTGGACGCCTGAGCCATTCGACGGGAAAATTGACACG ATTATTCTTGGGCGGTCAGAGTTTTTGACTGCAGTTTCTGGAACACTTGGTCGTAACTCCGGATATTCAGATGTTGTAACATCACTTTACTTTGTCACCAATACTGGTGGCTATGGACCATACGGAAAAGGAGGGGGAACTCGTTTCAGAAGTTCGCTGCAGGGCAATGGTAGTATAGTTGGCTTCTTTGTCAATGTTAGCGGAGACGAGATTGACGCAATTGGTGTCTATTTTAGCCCAGAGATGGAGGCATGCAAAGAGAAG GAGGAAGGAGGCGTCGGGATTTCACGCAGTATGGCTTGCAGAGAAAG GGTGGAGATGGAATCAGCCTCAAATGTCCTGGAGCATATAGTACTTGACCGAAGCGCGGAGCCGACTAATCTGCCGTTAGCACTTTTAAAACACATCACTGAGGATTTCAATGATAAGCGACAAATTGGCTGTGGTGGATTCGGAATCGTTTACAAG GGCGATCTTCAAAACAGTAGTGTTGCTGTTAAAAGGATTTTAAACTGCCATACATTCAACGATGAATCATTTAATCGTGAGACTACTTCTCTAATCAGTGTAAAACACAAAAATATAGTACGGTTTCTGGGCTACTGTGCCAATACAGAGAATAAAGCAATGAAACATTCAGAATCAGGAGAACCTTCGAAGTATATTTTTGCCGAGATGAGGGAAAGATTACTCTGTTTCGAGTATATCAGTAATGGAAGCCTTGACAGATATCTTACTG ACGAACTAAGGGGACTTGAATGGCATACGCGCTACCAGATAATTCGAGGAATCTGTGATGGTTTGGTTTATCTTCACACGGAAAAGGGTATTGTTCATAGGGACATGAAACCTGAGAATATACTGCTTGATGATCTTATGATACCAAAAATTACAGATTTTGGTATATCAAAACTCCTTGATGGAGCAACACACGCTGTCACTAGTGACCCCACAGGATCACG TGGATATTGTGCTCCGGAATTCATAGCTCGTGGTGAGGTGTCAATCAGGTCAGACATATACAGCCTGGGCGTTATAATCAAAGAGCTCGTGACTGGATGTAAGGATGAACCTGATATTCAAAAT GTACTTAGAAGGTGGAGGTACAGATGGAATAAATCAGCGAACTATCCACCATTTGGATACCAACAGGTAAGTAAATGCATTGAAATAGCGTTAAGGTGCTTGTCAGACTCCCCAAAGAAGAGGCCTAAAATATCAGATATAGTCAGTATGCTTAATACAATGGAAAGTCCGAATGAGCACATTACCAATCTTGGTAACTCTCCAGCTGGCCCG ATAAGCGCTTACCCATGGGAGCTACTTGAGTTTGACTTGCTCGAGCTGAATTTCCCGTTCGAG gaggctttcacttga
- the LOC123106001 gene encoding uncharacterized protein isoform X1 — translation MEFTASMASTAADGRPWPPPLPADHQAEEAAAAEVEKECMFVKVVTPSDTGKQNRLVIPKQHAEKYFPLDASSNDNGLLLDFEDSAGKPWRFRYSYWNSSQSYVMTKGWSRFVGETLLEAGDTVFFSRGVGEAARGRLFIDWRRRRGPDVVLSSPHHRGFTLLSVGSDGFAYPHPNLEGDSVKEIDKAYITKIGPWGGNRGIFNDIKASPLRLNSVTIRSGEVIYSLAFSYSDNYGKQHHAGPWGGCKDFSYGSFDTIQLGPSEFLTEVSGTIAFSAQYSSNVITSVMFTTTGRQYGPFGGGVGIPFHSPVMSNGSIVGFFAHAEWVVESIGLYVNSESKLWEPMKGQDSVTKIGPWGSDTGRPNDVDVLPRRLISVVVHNSTVINSLTFAYIDWDGQQQTAGPWGWTPEPFDGKIDTIILGRSEFLTAVSGTLGRNSGYSDVVTSLYFVTNTGGYGPYGKGGGTRFRSSLQGNGSIVGFFVNVSGDEIDAIGVYFSPEMEACKEKEEGGVGISRSMACRERVEMESASNVLEHIVLDRSAEPTNLPLALLKHITEDFNDKRQIGCGGFGIVYKGDLQNSSVAVKRILNCHTFNDESFNRETTSLISVKHKNIVRFLGYCANTENKAMKHSESGEPSKYIFAEMRERLLCFEYISNGSLDRYLTDELRGLEWHTRYQIIRGICDGLVYLHTEKGIVHRDMKPENILLDDLMIPKITDFGISKLLDGATHAVTSDPTGSRGYCAPEFIARGEVSIRSDIYSLGVIIKELVTGCKDEPDIQNVLRRWRYRWNKSANYPPFGYQQVSKCIEIALRCLSDSPKKRPKISDIVSMLNTMESPNEHITNLGNSPAGPISAYPWELLEFDLLELNFPFEVNKQIPCSLQLTNITDDYVAFDIEMMGILRYCIKPEKRVVPPRSMCNVMVTLQPHERVPHAMVCKDELFILQCAAVSEGLTAEDIIEDMLNKKSGKEVDKVTLKVVILPLAID, via the exons ATGGAGTTCACCGCAAGCATGGCCTCCACGGCGGCTGATGGTCGCccgtggccgccgccgctgccagctGATCATCAGGctgaggaggccgcggcggcggaggtggagaAGGAGTGCATGTTCGTCAAGGTGGTCACGCCGAGCGACACGGGCAAGCAGAACCGGCTGGTGATCCCGAAGCAGCACGCCGAGAAGTACTTCCCGCTGGACGCCTCCTCCAACGACAACGGCCTCCTGCTCGACTTCGAGGACAGCGCAGGGAAGCCATGGCGCTTCCGCTACTCCTACTGGAACAGCAGCCAGAGCTACGTGATGACTAAGGGGTGGAGCCGCTTCGTCGGGGAGACGCTCCTCGAGGCCGGCGACACCGTCTTCTTCAGCCGCGGCGTCGGGGAGGCCGCCAGAGGCAGGCTCTTCATCGActggcgccgccgccgcggccccgacGTGGTCCTGTCGTCCCCGCACCACCGAGGCTTCACCCTCCTCTCCGTGGGGAGCGATGGGTTCGCATATCCCCACCCAAACCTAGAAGGCGATAGTGTAAAGGAGATAGATAAG GCATATATTACGAAGATAGGGCCATGGGGTGGAAACAGAGGCATCTTTAATGACATCAAAGCGTCACCACTGCGTCTGAATAGCGTCACAATCCGTAGTGGAGAGGTCATATATTCACTTGCATTTTCGTACAGCGATAACTATGGAAAGCAGCACCATGCAGGTCCATGGGGGGGTTGTAAAGACTTCTCTTATGGCAGCTTTGACACG ATTCAACTAGGACCCTCGGAGTTCCTGACCGAAGTTTCGGGAACAATTGCTTTCTCTGCCCAATATTCTTCCAACGTTATAACATCTGTTATGTTTACCACCACTGGTCGTCAGTATGGACCTTTTGGAGGAGGAGTAGGAATTCCTTTTCACAGTCCAGTGATGAGCAATGGTAGCATCGTTGGCTTCTTCGCCCATGCTGAGTGGGTGGTTGAGTCAATTGGTCTTTATGTGAACTCTGAGAGTAAACTTTGGGAACCAATGAAAGGACAG GACTCGGTTACAAAAATTGGGCCATGGGGCAGTGATACAGGGAGGCCTAATGACGTGGATGTGTTACCTCGTCGTCTGATAAGTGTGGTAGTTCATAATAGTACTGTAATCAATTCACTTACGTTTGCATACATTGACTGGGATGGGCAACAGCAGACCGCTGGTCCGTGGGGTTGGACGCCTGAGCCATTCGACGGGAAAATTGACACG ATTATTCTTGGGCGGTCAGAGTTTTTGACTGCAGTTTCTGGAACACTTGGTCGTAACTCCGGATATTCAGATGTTGTAACATCACTTTACTTTGTCACCAATACTGGTGGCTATGGACCATACGGAAAAGGAGGGGGAACTCGTTTCAGAAGTTCGCTGCAGGGCAATGGTAGTATAGTTGGCTTCTTTGTCAATGTTAGCGGAGACGAGATTGACGCAATTGGTGTCTATTTTAGCCCAGAGATGGAGGCATGCAAAGAGAAG GAGGAAGGAGGCGTCGGGATTTCACGCAGTATGGCTTGCAGAGAAAG GGTGGAGATGGAATCAGCCTCAAATGTCCTGGAGCATATAGTACTTGACCGAAGCGCGGAGCCGACTAATCTGCCGTTAGCACTTTTAAAACACATCACTGAGGATTTCAATGATAAGCGACAAATTGGCTGTGGTGGATTCGGAATCGTTTACAAG GGCGATCTTCAAAACAGTAGTGTTGCTGTTAAAAGGATTTTAAACTGCCATACATTCAACGATGAATCATTTAATCGTGAGACTACTTCTCTAATCAGTGTAAAACACAAAAATATAGTACGGTTTCTGGGCTACTGTGCCAATACAGAGAATAAAGCAATGAAACATTCAGAATCAGGAGAACCTTCGAAGTATATTTTTGCCGAGATGAGGGAAAGATTACTCTGTTTCGAGTATATCAGTAATGGAAGCCTTGACAGATATCTTACTG ACGAACTAAGGGGACTTGAATGGCATACGCGCTACCAGATAATTCGAGGAATCTGTGATGGTTTGGTTTATCTTCACACGGAAAAGGGTATTGTTCATAGGGACATGAAACCTGAGAATATACTGCTTGATGATCTTATGATACCAAAAATTACAGATTTTGGTATATCAAAACTCCTTGATGGAGCAACACACGCTGTCACTAGTGACCCCACAGGATCACG TGGATATTGTGCTCCGGAATTCATAGCTCGTGGTGAGGTGTCAATCAGGTCAGACATATACAGCCTGGGCGTTATAATCAAAGAGCTCGTGACTGGATGTAAGGATGAACCTGATATTCAAAAT GTACTTAGAAGGTGGAGGTACAGATGGAATAAATCAGCGAACTATCCACCATTTGGATACCAACAGGTAAGTAAATGCATTGAAATAGCGTTAAGGTGCTTGTCAGACTCCCCAAAGAAGAGGCCTAAAATATCAGATATAGTCAGTATGCTTAATACAATGGAAAGTCCGAATGAGCACATTACCAATCTTGGTAACTCTCCAGCTGGCCCG ATAAGCGCTTACCCATGGGAGCTACTTGAGTTTGACTTGCTCGAGCTGAATTTCCCGTTCGAGGTAAACAAGCAGATACCATGCTCACTTCAGCTAACTAACATAACTGATGATTACGTTGCCTTTGATATTGAAATGATGGGCATACTACGGTATTGCATTAAACCGGAGAAACGTGTTGTGCCACCACGATCAATGTGCAATGTCATGGTAACACTGCAACCACATGAGAGGGTGCCGCATGCTATGGTGTGCAAGGATGAGTTGTTCATTCTGCAGTGTGCCGCCGTGAGTGAGGGTCTCACGGCCGAGGATATCATTGAAGACATGTTAAACAAGAAGTCGGGTAAAGAAGTCGATAAGGTGACGTTGAAGGTTGTTATTTTGCCCCTCGCCATCGACTAA